Below is a genomic region from Bordetella pertussis 18323.
GCCGGACGGCCGCCTTCGCCGGCGGTCATCGATATCCCTGGCGCATTGCGCAGTACCGCTTCGAGGTCGCTGGCCCCCTGGTCCTGGATGAGCCGCTCAGGGATGACCTGCACCGTGCGCGGCGTGTCCGCCAGGGGCGCGGTGAACTTGGGCGACTGGGCGCTTTCCGGTTGATAGGACGAGTACTCGCCCTCGACCGTGACGGATGGCAGCTGGACCGCCGTGGACGCGGCCTGCGCCGCCGGCAGCAGGCCCAACAGAGGCACTGCGATCGCAGCCGCGAGCGACTCGGGCATCGGATGGGAAGAGTAGAACTTCATGGGAATCCGCTATCGTCAACGAAACATGGAATGCGACGCCCACCCGCCAAGCGGATACGGCGCTACGCCATGCTACGGACGACTGCCGCCGGCGCGGCCCCCTATCGGCCGCGCCGCCCCAAAACCAGATAGTCCCTATCCGCCGCCACCCTCGATCCTTCCTTGGTGACAGGACAAATCTCTCAGCATCCACGCCATCTGTGGCAAATCCAAGCGACACCTGCCCCTCGGAACACTGGCCGGCGTAGGCGAAAAAAAACCGCCTCATGGAGGCGGTATCGCTGAAGCGGCGCGGCGGATTCAAGCCCGGGCCGGGCGGCGCTTCTTGTAGAGATAGCGGTACACGAAGCCGGGATAGCCCAGGACCAGGAACAGGCTGAACGTAATGGCATAGAACTCCCAGGCCTGCGCAAAGCGGTTGCCCAGCTGCGCCTCGAAGGCGAAGCCGAGCAGCCCGACCACTGCGTACCAGACCAGCACTTCGCACAGTCTGAGCCAGAAAGGCTTGGGCGCATGAACGCCGGCCCGCTTGTACGGCAGCAGCGCGAACACCCGCTCGCTGAGAAACGGCAGATTGGCGCTGACCAGGGCCAGCGCAATCAACAGCCATACGGCGGCGGTCTGGTTCACGCTCCTGCCCCGGCCATCAGCCCAGCGACGCCTGGATCACCTGCACGCACAGCGCCATCAGGCCGCCCGGCAGAATGCCCAGCACCAGGATCAGCGCGCCGTTGAGCGACAGGATGCTGCGCTGGCCGGCCGTCACCGCCAAGGCGGCGGGCTGGTCGACCGGATCGTCGAAGTACACGACCTTGACCACGCGCAGGTAGTAGAAGGCGCCGATCAGCGAGAACATCACGGCGACGACCGCCAGCGCCACGTGGCCGGCCTCGACCAGCGCCTGCAGCACCGCCAGCTTGGCGTAGAAGCCCACCAGCGGCGGGATGCCGGCCAACGAGAACATCAGCAGCAAGACGATGGCGGCGTGCCACGGATTGCGCCGGTTCAAGCCCTTCAGGTCGTCGATCTGCTCGCACTCGAACCCCTGGCGCGCCAGCAGCAGGATGATGCCGAAGGTGCCCAGCGTGGTCAGCACGTAGGTCAGCATGTAGAACAGGGCCGCGCCATAGGCGGAGGCCGCCGCGTCGGGCTTGCCGTCGACCACGCCGGCCATCAGGCCCAGCAGCACGAAGCCGGTGTGCGAGATGGTCGAATAGGCCAGCATGCGCTTGAAGTTGGTCTGGACGATGGCGGTCAGGTTGCCGATCGCCAGCGACAGCACGGCCAGGATCATGAGCATTGGCTGCCAATCGGCCGCCAGCCCGTGCAGGCCGTCGACCAGCAGGCGCAGCGTGATGGCGAAGGCCGCCAGCTTGGGCGCGGCGCCCAGGATCAGCGTCACCGCCGTGGGCGAACCCTGGTAGACGTCGGGCAGCCACATATGGAACGGCACGGCGCCCAGCTTGAAGGCCAGCCCGGAAACCAGGAACACCACGCCGAACACCAGCGGCAGCTGCTTGGCCTGGCCGGAGGCGATGACCTCGGCGATCTTCGCCAGGTCGAGGTGGCCGGTGGCGCCATACACCATCGACATGCCGTACAGCAGGAAGCCCGACGCCAGCGCGCCCAGCACGAAGTACTTCATGGCGGCTTCGGTGGCGACCTTGTCTTCGCGGCGCAGCGCGATCAGCGCGTACAGCGCCAGCGACATCAGTTCCAGGCCGAGGTAGATGCTGATCAGGTTGCCGGCCGAGATCATGACCATCTGGCCGAGCAAGGCGAACAGCGTCAGCACGTAGAGCTCGCCGCCGCGCTGCATCATGTCGCGCTGCTGCGCATAGATGCGGCCATACACCAGGGTCGCGGCGACTGCGATGTACGAGGCGACCTTGAGCAGGTGCGCCAGGCTGTCGGTCACGTACAGGCCATTGAAGGTCTGGCCTTCGACGCCGTCGCGCCATTGCAGCAGGGACACCACGGTCAGCGCCGCCAGCGTGGCCAGCGTCAGGACGAACGTGGTCTTGCGTTCAGGATGGGAACTGACCGCGTCGATGAGCAGGATGGCCAGCCCGAGAACCAGCAGCAGGATCTCCGGGGTCGCCAGGGCAAAATCGAGATGGGATTGCATCATTGTCCAGGTCTTACAGTTTCGAGACAGCCACGTGTTGCAGCAGGGCCTCGACCGAAACGTGCATCACGTCGGTAAAGGGCTTGGGGTAGATCCCCATGAACAACACGGCGATCGCCATGACGCCGAGAATCAGGAATTCCCGGCCGCTGAGGTCCGTCATTTCGCGCACGCGGTCGTTGCCGATGTCGCCGAAGGCAACGCGCTTGAGCATCCACAGCGAATACGACGCGCCCAGGATCAGCGCGGTGGCGGTCAGCAGGCCGATCCAGAAGTTGTACTCGACCGCGCCCATGATGACCAGGAACTCGCCCACGAAACCGCTGGTGGCCGGCAGGCCGCTGTTGGCCATCGAAAACAGCACGAAGAACGTGACGAAGCGGGGCATGACGTTGACCACGCCGCCGTAGTCGGCGATGCGGCGCGAGTGCATGCGGTCGTACAGCACGCCAATGCACAGGAACATGGCGCCCGAAACGAACCCGTGCGAAATCATCTGCACGATGGCCCCTTCGAGGCCGGCCGTGTTGAAGATGAAAAAGCCCAGCGTCACGAAGCCCATGTGGGCCACCGACGAATAGGCAACCAGCTTCTTCATGTCATCCTGGACGATGGCGACCAGGCCGATGTAGATGACCGCGATCAGCGACAGCGCGATCATCAGGCCGGCCAGGCCGTGCGAGGCGTCGGGCGCGATCGGCAGCGAAAAGCGCAGGAAACCGTAGGCGCCCAGCTTGAGCATGATGGCGGCCAGCACGACCGAACCGCCCGTCGGCGCCTCGACGTGCGCGTCGGGCAGCCAGGTATGCACCGGCCACATCGGCACCTTGACCGCGAAGGCGGCCAGCAGCGCGACGAAGATCAGCACCTGCGGCGTGTAGCCCAGCTTGGTCTGGTGCCAGGTCTGGATGTCGAACGAACCGCCCGACACGTTCCACAGGTAGACGAAGGCCACCAGCGTCAGCAGCGAGCCCAGCAGCGTGTACAGGAAGAACTTGAACGCCGCGTACACGCGGTTGGGTCCGCCCCACACGCCGATGATGATGTACATCGGGATCAGGGTCGCTTCGAAGAACACGTAGAACAGCATGCCGTCGAGCGCGGCGAACACGCCCACCATCAGGCCCGACAGGATCAGGAAGGCGGCCATGTACTGCGCCACGCGGCTGGTGATCACCTGCCAGCCGGCGCCCACCACGATGATAGTGATGAAGGCCGTCAGCAGCACGAACCACAGCGAGATGCCGTCGATGCCGAGATGGTAGTTGACGTTGAAGGCCTCGATCCAGGACGCCTTCTCGACGAACTGCATCTGCGCCGTACCGGCTTCGAAACCCGTATAGAGGGGAATCGTGACCAGGAAGCCCGCCAGCGCGCCGATCAGCGACAAGCCCCGCGTCAGGCCGGGACGGTCGTCGCGGCCCAGCGCCAGCACCAGCAGACCGAATACGATCGGAACAAAGATCGCAAGCGTAAGCCAGGGGAAGTTGTTGGATGCCATGTCGCTTGCCATCATTGGGGAATCAGCACAAAGAAAGTTACCAGCGCCATGATGCCGATGATCATCGCGAACGCGTAGTGATAGATGAAGCCGGACTGCAGATGGCGGCTGATCGCGGCCACCCAGCCCACCACGCGGGCGCTGCCGTTGACGAGCACGCCGTCGATGATGCCGCGGTCGCCGGTCTGCCACAGGCCGTAGCCCAGGCACCGCGCGCCACGGGCGATGATCTGCTCGTTGATCCAGTCGACGTAGTACTTGTTCTCGAGCAGCTTGTACACGCCCGAGAAGGTGGACTGGATCGCGGCCGGCATCCTCGGATTGATCAGGTAGCAGTACCAGGCGATGACGGCGCCGGCGACCACCAGCCAGAACGGCACGGTCTGCACGGAGTGCAGGCCGAAGGCCACCCAGCCGTGCCACTCGTGGCCCAGCTCGGCCATGGCCGGATGCTGCGGCAGCACCTTGATCACGCCGTCGAAGAACTTGCCGAACAGCATGGGTTCGACCACCCAGGCGCCGATCAGCACCGACGGGATGGCCAGCAGCACCAGCGGCAGCGTCACCACCCACGGCGACTCGTGCGGCGTGCCGCCGTGATGGCCGTGGTCGTCATGGTGCGCGTCGCCATGGTGGCCGTGGCCATGGGCGTCGAAACGCTCCTTGCCGTGGAACACCAGGAAATATACGCGGAACGAGTACAGCGAGGTGACGAACACGCCGATCAGCGTCGAGTAATAGGCGAAGCTGGCGCCCCACACGTTGGCCGCGCCCGCGGCCTCGATGATGTGTTCCTTCGAGTAGAAACCGGAGAAGAACGGCGTGCCGACCAGCGCCAGCGTGCCCAGCAGGAAGGTGATCCAGGTAATGGGCATGTACTTGCGCAGGCCGCCCATGTTGCGGATGTCCTGGTCATGGTGCATGCCGATGATGACCGAGCCCGCGCCCAGGAACAGCAGCGCCTTGAAGAAAGCGTGGGTCATCAGGTGGAAGATCGCCACCGAGTAGGCCGAGGCGCCCAGCGCGACGGTCATGTAGCCCAGTTGCGACAGCGTCGAGTACGCCACGACGCGCTTGATGTCGTTCTGGATGATGCCCAGGATGCCCAGGAACAGCGCGCCGATGGCGCCGATCACGATGACGAACGACAGCGCGGTGTCCGACAGCTCGAACAGCGGCGAAAAGCGCGCCACCATGAAGATGCCCGCCGTCACCATGGTGGCGGCGTGGATCAGGGCGGAAATCGGCGTCGGGCCTTCCATCGAATCCGGCAGCCAGGCATGCAGCGGCACCTGGGCCGACTTGCCCATCGCGCCGATGAACAGGCAGATGCAGGCGACCGTCAGCAGCATCCAGTCGGTGCCCGGCAGGGTTTCGCCGGCCAGCTTGTCGGCCTGGGCGAACACGTCGGCGTAATGCATGGTGCCGGCGTACGCGAACAGCAGGCCGATGCCCAGCACGAAGCCGAAGTCGCCGACCCGGTTGATCAGGAACGCCTTCATGTTGGCGAAGATCGCGGTCGGGCGGGTGTACCAGAAGCCGATCAGCAGATAGGACACCAGGCCCACGGCTTCCCAGCCGAAGAACAGCTGCACCATGTTGTTCGACATCACCAGCATCAGCATGGAGAACGTGAACAGCGAGATGTAGGCGAAGAAGCGCTGGTAGCCCGGATCGTCGGCCATGTAGCCGATGGTGTAGATGTGCACCATCAGCGAGACCGAGGTCACCACGACCATCATCATGGCCGACAGCGGATCGATCAGGAAACCGATTTCCAGCTTGGTCTGGCCGATCAGGCTCCAGGTATAGACCGTGCCGTCGTAGGTATGGCCGTCGAGCACGTCGCCCAGCACCACGAACGAGCCGATGGTGGAGATGAGCACGCCCAGGATGGTGATGACGTGCGAGCCGCGGCGGCCGATGGGACGGCCCAGGAATCCGGTGCCGAACTGGCCGGCGAGAATCGCGCCGACCAGCGGAGCCAGCGCGATGAGCAAGTAGAGATTGGGTGAGCTAGACATTTTCTTCCAATACCCCGTCAGCCCTTGAGGCGATCGAGTTCGTCAACGTTGATCGTGTTCAGGTTGCGGAACAGCAGTACCAGGATCGCCAGGCCGATGGCGGCCTCGGCGGCCGCGACGGTCAGGATGAAGAACACGAACACCTGGCCGGCGATGTCGCCGAACCAGCTCGAGAACGCCACGAAGTTCATGTTGACGGCCAGGAGCACCAGCTCGATG
It encodes:
- a CDS encoding DUF2818 family protein, producing the protein MNQTAAVWLLIALALVSANLPFLSERVFALLPYKRAGVHAPKPFWLRLCEVLVWYAVVGLLGFAFEAQLGNRFAQAWEFYAITFSLFLVLGYPGFVYRYLYKKRRPARA
- the nuoK gene encoding NADH-quinone oxidoreductase subunit NuoK — protein: MTLTLAHYLILGAILFAIGIFGIFLNRRNLIILLMSIELVLLAVNMNFVAFSSWFGDIAGQVFVFFILTVAAAEAAIGLAILVLLFRNLNTINVDELDRLKG
- a CDS encoding NADH-quinone oxidoreductase subunit M is translated as MMASDMASNNFPWLTLAIFVPIVFGLLVLALGRDDRPGLTRGLSLIGALAGFLVTIPLYTGFEAGTAQMQFVEKASWIEAFNVNYHLGIDGISLWFVLLTAFITIIVVGAGWQVITSRVAQYMAAFLILSGLMVGVFAALDGMLFYVFFEATLIPMYIIIGVWGGPNRVYAAFKFFLYTLLGSLLTLVAFVYLWNVSGGSFDIQTWHQTKLGYTPQVLIFVALLAAFAVKVPMWPVHTWLPDAHVEAPTGGSVVLAAIMLKLGAYGFLRFSLPIAPDASHGLAGLMIALSLIAVIYIGLVAIVQDDMKKLVAYSSVAHMGFVTLGFFIFNTAGLEGAIVQMISHGFVSGAMFLCIGVLYDRMHSRRIADYGGVVNVMPRFVTFFVLFSMANSGLPATSGFVGEFLVIMGAVEYNFWIGLLTATALILGASYSLWMLKRVAFGDIGNDRVREMTDLSGREFLILGVMAIAVLFMGIYPKPFTDVMHVSVEALLQHVAVSKL
- the nuoN gene encoding NADH-quinone oxidoreductase subunit NuoN: MMQSHLDFALATPEILLLVLGLAILLIDAVSSHPERKTTFVLTLATLAALTVVSLLQWRDGVEGQTFNGLYVTDSLAHLLKVASYIAVAATLVYGRIYAQQRDMMQRGGELYVLTLFALLGQMVMISAGNLISIYLGLELMSLALYALIALRREDKVATEAAMKYFVLGALASGFLLYGMSMVYGATGHLDLAKIAEVIASGQAKQLPLVFGVVFLVSGLAFKLGAVPFHMWLPDVYQGSPTAVTLILGAAPKLAAFAITLRLLVDGLHGLAADWQPMLMILAVLSLAIGNLTAIVQTNFKRMLAYSTISHTGFVLLGLMAGVVDGKPDAAASAYGAALFYMLTYVLTTLGTFGIILLLARQGFECEQIDDLKGLNRRNPWHAAIVLLLMFSLAGIPPLVGFYAKLAVLQALVEAGHVALAVVAVMFSLIGAFYYLRVVKVVYFDDPVDQPAALAVTAGQRSILSLNGALILVLGILPGGLMALCVQVIQASLG
- the nuoL gene encoding NADH-quinone oxidoreductase subunit L — translated: MSSSPNLYLLIALAPLVGAILAGQFGTGFLGRPIGRRGSHVITILGVLISTIGSFVVLGDVLDGHTYDGTVYTWSLIGQTKLEIGFLIDPLSAMMMVVVTSVSLMVHIYTIGYMADDPGYQRFFAYISLFTFSMLMLVMSNNMVQLFFGWEAVGLVSYLLIGFWYTRPTAIFANMKAFLINRVGDFGFVLGIGLLFAYAGTMHYADVFAQADKLAGETLPGTDWMLLTVACICLFIGAMGKSAQVPLHAWLPDSMEGPTPISALIHAATMVTAGIFMVARFSPLFELSDTALSFVIVIGAIGALFLGILGIIQNDIKRVVAYSTLSQLGYMTVALGASAYSVAIFHLMTHAFFKALLFLGAGSVIIGMHHDQDIRNMGGLRKYMPITWITFLLGTLALVGTPFFSGFYSKEHIIEAAGAANVWGASFAYYSTLIGVFVTSLYSFRVYFLVFHGKERFDAHGHGHHGDAHHDDHGHHGGTPHESPWVVTLPLVLLAIPSVLIGAWVVEPMLFGKFFDGVIKVLPQHPAMAELGHEWHGWVAFGLHSVQTVPFWLVVAGAVIAWYCYLINPRMPAAIQSTFSGVYKLLENKYYVDWINEQIIARGARCLGYGLWQTGDRGIIDGVLVNGSARVVGWVAAISRHLQSGFIYHYAFAMIIGIMALVTFFVLIPQ